One window of the Vigna radiata var. radiata cultivar VC1973A chromosome 1, Vradiata_ver6, whole genome shotgun sequence genome contains the following:
- the LOC106758244 gene encoding phosphoenolpyruvate/phosphate translocator 2, chloroplastic — protein MQTLLSLSHSPSTPHFPNFTPRPKFLPQFSSFNTFSLPPSSPLQLTATKSSPFFISSPKLASFRLLAASISDARSDEPAKASGLVKTLQLGAMLALWYLLNIYFNIYNKQVLKVYPFPATVTAFQFGFVSLVINLIWTFNLHPRPSIRGSQLATLLPLALAHTLGNALTNVSLSKVAVSFTHTIKAMEPFFTVLLSALFLGQMPTFWVFSSLIPIVGGVALASMTEVSFNWIGFITAMAANVTNQSRNVLSKKMMTSEEESLDPINLYGVLTMISFMLLVPYAILMEGVKFSPSYLQYAASQGLNVRELCVRAIFSAFCFHAYQQVSYMILEMVSPVTHSVANSVKRVVIIVSSVIFFQTPVSPVNALGTAIALVGVFLYSRAKRMKPVQKTN, from the exons ATGcaaactcttctttctctttcacacTCTCCTTCAACTCCACACTTTCCAAACTTCACACCAAGGCCAAAGTTCCTTCCTCAATTCAGCTCCTTCAATACCTTCTCCTTGCCCCCATCTTCTCCTTTGCAGCTCACTGCCACAAAGTCTTCacctttcttcatttcttctccCAAGCTTGCATCTTTCAGGCTCCTTGCTGCTTCTATCTCTGATGCCAGAAGTGATGAACCAGCCAAAGCTAGTGGGTTGGTTAAAACCCTGCAGCTGGGGGCCATGCTTGCCCTTTGGTACCTCTTGAACATCTACTTCAACATCTACAACAAGCAg GTTCTAAAAGTCTATCCATTTCCAGCCACAGTTACAGCATTTCAATTTGGCTTTGTGTCATTGGTGATTAATTTAATCTGGACTTTCAATCTCCACCCCAGACCAAGCATCAGAGGTTCACAG CTTGCAACACTCCTTCCACTGGCTCTGGCTCACACATTAGGGAATGCCTTGACCAACGTTAGCCTTAGCAAGGTTGCTGTATCTTTCACTCACACAATCAAAGCTATGGAGCCTTTCTTTACTGTTCTtctttctgctcttttcttgggTCAG ATGCCTACTTTCTGGGTGTTTTCTTCACTTATACCAATAGTTGGAGGAGTGGCATTGGCATCGATGACTGAAGTCTCTTTCAATTG GATTGGCTTCATCACTGCTATGGCAGCTAACGTTACAAATCAATCAAGGAACGTTTTGAGCAAAAAAATGATGACTAGTGAAGAG GAAAGTTTGGACCCTATCAATCTCTATGGAGTTTTAACAATGATTTCCTTCATGTTGTTGGTTCCATATGCCATACTTATGGAGGGTGTCAAGTTTTCTCCTTCATACCTGCAATATGCA GCAAGCCAAGGGCTTAATGTTAGAGAGTTATGTGTTAGAGCAATTTTTTCTGCATTCTGCTTCCATGCTTACCAACAG GTTTCATATATGATATTGGAGATGGTGTCACCTGTGACACACTCAGTTGCAAACAGTGTAAAGCGTGTGGTTATCATTGTTTCTTCAGTCATTTTCTTCCAAACTCCTGTCTCTCCTGTTAATGCACTTG GAACTGCTATTGCTCTTGTTGGAGTTTTCTTGTACTCAAGGGCAAAGAGGATGAAGCCTGTGCAAAAGACAAACTGA